From the genome of Cryptosporangium minutisporangium:
TCAGCTGCTGGTGCGGCTCGCGGCGCGCGAGCTGACGACGTGACGCGTCAGCTCGTCGACCAGAACCAGCCCGATCACCTGGCCCCAGGAGTCGGTGCAGACCACCGGGTCGAAGCGGTGCGCCGCCGACCGGGTCAACGCCCGGAGCAGCACGTCGTCGGCGGCGTCCGAGGCGAGCACGCGCAGGCTCACCGGCAACCGCCGCAGCACCCCGTCCCTCGGATCCGGCGCCAGCATCTCGACCGGCGCCCCGGAGCGGTCCACGACCACCGCCGGCTCCGTCGTCGTCATCTCTTCGACCCGGTCCACCGTGGTCACCGTGACCTTGCTCAGCATCACGCTCGCGATCGCGTCGGTCACCGCGACGCGGGTCGTCTCCGCCAGCACCCGTGCCCGCACCTCGTCGGCGAGCGGCATCATCCGATCCGCCGGGCGGCCCAGCAGCCATCCCTGGCCGAGCGGAACGCCCATCCGGCAGAACGTCGCCAGCTCACCCACGGTCTCGATGCCCTCGGCCAGCAGCCAGGCGTCCAGGCGCCCGGCGAACTGGCCGAGCAGCTCGGCGAGCGCAGCCCGCGCCGGGTCGCGGTCGGCCCCGGCCACCAGCGCCCGGTCCAGCTTCACCAGCTGGGGGCGGAGCTCCAAGATCTGCTGCAAGCCCGCGTAGCCGCTTCCCGCGTCGTCCACCGCGATCAGTGCACCGGCGGAACGCAGACGGCGGGTTTCGGCCGTGATCGACTCCAGGTCGCCGAAGGCGACGTGTTCGGTCAGCTCGACGACGACGCGAGACAGCTCGGGAACGCTCCCGAACGCTTCGTCCAGCTCCGGCGTGCCGAGCAGGTGCGGGCTGACGTTGACGGTGAGGAACGCGTTCGGCGGCAGCTCGCCGAGCCGGGTCAACGCCCGCGTGATGACGACGCCTTCCAGCGCGGGTCCGAGCCCGTTCTCCTCGGCGGCACTGAACCACTGGTCGGGGGAGAGGCGGTCACCGATGCCGGGCACCGCGACGTCGATCCGCGCCAGCGTCTCGTATCCGGCGACCGTTCCGCGCGCCAGGTCGGCGATCGGCTGGAACACCACGCGGATCTGGTCCGGATCGGCCAGCACCCCGTGGATCGCCCGGCGCCACGCCAGCTGCCGCCGGACCTCTGCGGGGTCAGGCGGCATCGTCGGGCGCGACCGGCTCTTCTGGCCGCCCCACCAGGACGCGGCGTCGTCCAGCGGGTCGTAGTCAGTCCCGCCCGTGAGCCCTGTGACCAGCTCGGTGCTCATTCGGCGGACTCTTCACCCACGTCGTGCATCCGGCCTCCGCCTGGTCTCCGTGGTGGACACCTCGGGTAACCCATCGGGCCGGAAACAGAAAACCTGAGAGTTGCGGACTCCAGGTCCGCGACTCTCAGGTCGGGGCGCCGGTCAGGCCTGGCTGGCCTCGGTGTCGGCCGCCTGGCGGCGCACCTCGTCCATGTCGACGGCCCGTGCCTGCCCGATCAGGTCATCGAGCACCTCACCCGGGAGCGCGCCCGGCTGGGCGTAGAGCACGACGCGGTCGCGGACGACCAACAGCGTGGGGATCGACTGGATGTCGAACGCCGCCGCCAGTTCCTGCTGCGCCTCGGTGTCGACCTTTCCGAAGACGATGTCCTCGTGCGTCTCGGAGGCCTTCTCGTAGACCGGCGCGAACTGCCGGCACGGTCCACACCAGGAAGCCCAGAAGTCGACCAGCGTGATCCCGTCGCGCGCCAGCGTGTCGTTGAAGTTCTCGGTGGTCAGCTCCACCGTCGCCATCGTGTCTCCCTCGGTTGTCGCGCCGTTCCGTTCCGAACAACGCGGCAGTCGGTCAGAACCTTCCGACTGCGCGGCCTTCTTGGGGAGTGCCCCCGCACGGCGTGCCCGGAACCTCTGGCAGGCTGGAGCGGTGTCCACCCCCCTCCCACCGGTCTCACCTGCCCGATGAACTCTTTTCAACCTCCGACGTTCTCGGAGGGTAAGCGACCTCAGCAGACGTCGGTCGAAGAGAGTTCACTGACGGTGGTCGGCGCCGCGATCGTGAACGACCTCGGGCAGGTCCTGGCCGCACAGCGTGCGGAGCCGCCCGCGTTGGCCGGCGGCTGGGAGTTCCCCGGCGGCAAGGTGGATCCGGGCGAGAGCGACGAAGTGGCCATCGTCCGTGAGTGCCGCGAGGAACTCGGCGTCGAAGTCGAGCTGGTCGACCGCCTCGGGCCCGACCTGCCGCTGCAGCGCGACCGCGGGGTGCTGCGGGTCTGGATCGCGCGGCTCGCCGCGGGTGAGCCGACCGCCTTGGAACACGCGGAGCTGCGCTGGCTGGGCGCCGATCAGCTGGACGACGTCGCCTGGCTGCCTGCCGACGCACCGCTGATCGACGAGCTCCGGGCCCGTCTGGGCTCGTGGGGTCGGTGACGTGCCCGTTCTCTGCACGACCACGCTGATCCACGCCCCGGCCGCCGTGGTGTTCGACCTGGCCCGGGACGTCCGGGAGCACACCGCCGCACTGGCGCACACGGCGGAGCGAGTCGTGCCGCCGGGACGC
Proteins encoded in this window:
- a CDS encoding EAL domain-containing protein, coding for MSTELVTGLTGGTDYDPLDDAASWWGGQKSRSRPTMPPDPAEVRRQLAWRRAIHGVLADPDQIRVVFQPIADLARGTVAGYETLARIDVAVPGIGDRLSPDQWFSAAEENGLGPALEGVVITRALTRLGELPPNAFLTVNVSPHLLGTPELDEAFGSVPELSRVVVELTEHVAFGDLESITAETRRLRSAGALIAVDDAGSGYAGLQQILELRPQLVKLDRALVAGADRDPARAALAELLGQFAGRLDAWLLAEGIETVGELATFCRMGVPLGQGWLLGRPADRMMPLADEVRARVLAETTRVAVTDAIASVMLSKVTVTTVDRVEEMTTTEPAVVVDRSGAPVEMLAPDPRDGVLRRLPVSLRVLASDAADDVLLRALTRSAAHRFDPVVCTDSWGQVIGLVLVDELTRHVVSSRAASRTSS
- a CDS encoding thioredoxin family protein, translating into MATVELTTENFNDTLARDGITLVDFWASWCGPCRQFAPVYEKASETHEDIVFGKVDTEAQQELAAAFDIQSIPTLLVVRDRVVLYAQPGALPGEVLDDLIGQARAVDMDEVRRQAADTEASQA
- a CDS encoding (deoxy)nucleoside triphosphate pyrophosphohydrolase, whose product is MNSFQPPTFSEGKRPQQTSVEESSLTVVGAAIVNDLGQVLAAQRAEPPALAGGWEFPGGKVDPGESDEVAIVRECREELGVEVELVDRLGPDLPLQRDRGVLRVWIARLAAGEPTALEHAELRWLGADQLDDVAWLPADAPLIDELRARLGSWGR